From the genome of Chionomys nivalis chromosome 9, mChiNiv1.1, whole genome shotgun sequence:
TGTTTATTgactaaaatttttttctttttttcttttttgtacttcTGCCCCTAATTCCCAATGTTGGCTATTATTGCGTGAATAAAGCAAGGATCGGTGCCTCTTGTATAACTAGTGCTCCATTGttttgtgtgttgtatgtatgttttgtccAGTTCTTTTCTTGGTGGGACTCCTTAGAGGATGACATGGGACAGTTTATCTGCTAGTGACTTCAACCACAATTTTCAACTTCATAACAGTGAACATTAAAGGACTGGTAAAAGCTGGGTTTGGTAGCACACAGATTCATGTGGGAAGGTCTAGCCCAGCCTGctttgagaaagcaggctgagcaaaccataagCAGCACACTTGTGTATGATGCCTGTGTATcaattcctgccctgatttccccaAGAGATGTTTGTTACCTGGAAGTAGAAGATAAAATTCATCCTTTActcccaacttgtttttggtcatagtgttttatcatagaaGTGGAGACAGTGAGaaggcccagtgggtaaagtgtttccTGCACAGGCCTGACAATCTCAAAAAttcatataaagatggaaagatCAAAGTgtctccacaaagttgtcctttaaccccccccacacaaatGGTCTATCTACCATACCATACATGACAATGacaataaatgtaaacaaaaccaaccaaaataaacaagcaagccaTTCCATCTCAGCATATTTGGACCAATCTCTTTATTCTCAGGTTCCCCCCACCCATCCCAACCCCCCCTACTTTCAAACCTATAGAAAAACCCCAAGCCTGGGAATGCCCTGGGGAAAATGGACAGAACGTGTTCTGCCCCTTGGCCCAAGCAGTGCAGACAGGAAGAGTGCATGGGGTAAGGGGTAGGCCAGTAACTCCACTTGCAAAGGATGTAGCACTCACTGGCTGGGATGCATGGGGAGAGGAGTGCCTAGTGTCAGCTTTCCTCTGGTACCCGCTACAAACTGGCATCCAGAGATTGGGTGCCTGTCTTGAGGCCTGAGACAGTGATGCTCTTCTGCTGGTGACCATTTCTCCTGTCAAGGCAAAGAAGAAACTAAGGCTGAGAGACAGAAACTCTTTAATCACAGTAGTAAAGAAAAGGGGTGAACTATCTGCAGAGCTATATCTGCACCTTGCCCAATTTTCTGACCACATAATCATGAGAAAGGCTCAACCTTTTCCCAGAGCTATCTCCCCACCTGAGCCTTAATACCACAGCATATAATAAATAGCATTCTGGGTAAAAAGAAATTCACCAAGTTCATAGAGGAAAGACCTACACAAGAAGTTTTCTGGACTAATCTGGAAGCTCTTAATGGTAGAGATCCTGTATTACAAACATGTGACTTATCAAGGTACCTCTCTGTCATCTATAGACCTCCTCTAGAGTAGGGcagaacaggaaaacagtggCCAGAGTGGAGACTTTGGGGTTTCATGTTACTGAATTCAAATTTAAGCTCCAAATTTCAAGAGACATGCTGATATTTCATTTTACCATTCAACACCTGCATTTCCACTTATATGATATACACACAATTCTAATCTTGCAGGGTAGAGGAGGAGATCGGATAAACAAACAGCTCCCGTCATACAGGCTTACAGGACATCTCCCATTAACAGGATCAAGCTGAACTAACCAGGTCCATGAGATACTTCACAGTCATCCCCTCTGAAAACGAATGGCACCTTTCCCCTAGTCTTCAGAGCTGGGCTACAGAACAGGCAACTCTTGTCCGTACTGCACCATGAAGACTGGCCAATAACAGAAGGCTGTCTGTTCTCTCTATGGAATACTCCCTCAGTAATACGCACACTAAGCTTCACAGTATTTTTCTACCACCCCTAGAACGCAGTTTTCCTCCACTGTCATCCTGCTCCCAAGGGAACACGTCATGAGTGGTCCTGATATGCTGGCTACAGGAGTAAGGCTGCATCTAAGGACCTTCAACCTTGGCACAGTATGATTCTCTAGACCCACACCAGGAAAAAATTACAGCCTCCACTTCGTTAATTTCCTGTGCTTCTTGGGCACCCCATACCTGCTTACTGCAAAGCCCCATCTTCTGCATCTGTGTCCTGGCTGTGCTCCtgagaggaagaagacaagacAGATCATTCACTGCAGGTCCCAAGCCTGAGCTTTCTGTCCAGGAAGGTTCTGTGGGTCAGAGCACTACCAGGAGAACCATTTGAAGGGAGATCCAACTAAAAACCAGCCCAAAAATCTGGCTTAGTATTCTGAGAGGGTCATTTGACAATTgcacaggaaagggaagaaaaaaatgggattTGTAACAGACACATTTCTATGCATGGAAAGACCATGGACTACAGTAAGTTTAAAGCCACATAGCCCACCTTTGGAGTACTTTTTAGTCTTTTAGAGCTTTCACTGAGAACACTATGCCTAAGAAAGTAAGATATAGTACCAGGCTAggcttaaagaaaaaagaaatgaggggTGTAAGGATTTATGTCTACCACAAAGTCCATCCTCGTGCTGTAAGccagcagtgattaaaagaaaaagctCCAGACCCAGTCAAGTTTTTAGGCTTCAGGACAGGGTTTTCTCTTACTTGCTGTAAGGTTCTGAGCCAGGTACCTGGTAACTCTGAGCTTTAGCTTCTTCAGGGTAAATGTGGCCATTATAATGTAATGTGTAGTTCAAGACTATTGTTAAGTTACACAGTGTGATATTCAATTCAGTGTTCACTAAACAAGCAGCAAACACACTAACAGGCATCTTGAATGTTGAAAAGAATTGGACCTTTTCACAATTTAGGCCCACTCTCATGGCTCCTAACCTCACTCTGAATACTTCCAGTGTATACAGGAGTTCATTCCTTTAAGAGACAGCCTACTAGATGCTTGAAAGGCAATCGCTTTTTAGAAAATTCTCATGTGAAATTAAAATTCCTGTCTTCCTATGGCTTTCCTTCCTGTGAGGCTGTGTGTGCAATTCTTAGGCCCAATTCTCTTCAATACACTTAGAGTAGAAGACAGATTGGACCCTGGGCTTTGCTGAGGCCTGCCCCAGTACACAGTGGGACTTCTAACCGACAGCTCAGGGAACGATACACTGCTCACTCATTCTTCCCTACTCCTCATAGGATTGACActctgaaaagtaaaaagaaaggagCTCACAGGGGAACAGCCCCAGCCCTTCGAAGTCACACAGCTAGCCAGGCCCTTACCAGTTCTTCCTCACTATGTGTTAGCAGTCCCtcctcatcaccatcatctcGAGTTTGGACTTCTCCTTGGGGTGTGCCTGCCTCAGAAGCTGTGTCGTCCTGGGGGGCTGGTGGCCGGCTGCTGCTACTGCagctgccactgccaccaccagcaTTGCCActgctgctgccgccaccaccagCATTGCCACTGCTGCCGCCACTGCTGctgccacctcctccaccactgCTGCTGTCGCCCTTCTTCTTGCCATCTTGAAGGATAAAAGAAGTGGAAAAGGAACTAATCAGCTAGAGCAGCTACTCGGCACACCTTAGTGAAAGCTAGTCACTATACAGCAGGGCTCAGGGCCCTGGAACTTCGAGTTCCTAACCCTTGGGCATACTATCTTCCCAAAAACTGACCTGGGTTGGCCTTTTGTTCCTCAGCAATCTGTTCCAAGCGACCCAATAGGGCATCGATGTTAGACTTGATCTGTGTCAGTTCTGTTTTGATGGTCTGTAGCTCGCTGCTCTTTACTGAAAGTGGAGAGGAGACAGGGTTATCACTTAAGGGTGATGCAAACAAAACCCAGCTTCATTCTGTCAACTAGGGAGGCCATTCTCTTTTGGGTCTTTTCCTGCCAAGGGAAAAGATCTCTTCTTGACAGAATCAAGAGGCTATCTCCAGGGGTGACCAATCCATACATATGAACCTGGCCTAGACCTCCCAATCCTATAGGGATTACAGATGAATAGTATATAGATGTTAGTTTCTGTCCTGCACAGTCccacagctattcagtcccaaataaacacacagaggcttatattaaataataaactgtttggcctattgttcaggcttattactaactagctcttatgataTAAATtcacctataattcttgtctatgtttagccatgtgccattctcatcttgcttcctctgtgtctggttggtgactgactgactgcctttcctcttcccagaattgtccTAGTTTgctcgccctgcctatacttcctgcctggctatggtccaatcagcgttttattaaattaatatgaatgacaaatctttacagtatacaaaagcattatcccacagcatacgAATGAAAGTATATTTACGAATACGACACCCACATTCCAAAGATGTAGGGTGGGaggttttggtcattcaatgggttatggatatttgtcattttgGAGGGGTTGGGGTGCGGGgggttgcaagttgttattggtaatggtcaggaaaaaagctaaacaaaggaaattagatttaaggttcttgtcaggaaaaaagctaaacaaaggaaattagatttaaGGTTCTtgctttgcaaagaaaaaaaggatatagatatgataggataaaagggtagattattgaatcaacTCTGAAAAAAAGGGATAATAGAGATATAAAAGTAGATtatgaatctacttttaaaaagcaactactagttttaaaagttttacataggattggacttttgtatactgtatacaaattttatatattgatagaaatttgagattaattttgttaaaacagactgtacatacatttctaatcttttcAAGATACtatacctatacagctcatttaacaatgtagtTCAAacttctagtccttgaaagtatTATTatcaactatttaggataataaggaaatgcaggttagtaattagtcacctataaCAACTGAACTTGTCacattaaatatgttttcaaggtcaaacagagctatattttaaatagacaggtaatcttcaaacacttcagagatctacagaatatggcatttttttAGAATGacactggttcttttttttttttttttttttaaataaaaatgagacatgtctgctcctggtggcgccaatctacttcagagaagatgatgggcatcgaagaaactccacatggagtttgctttgtttgtaacaaaagtaagccactgggcaagaaagtgcctttgcctcaactgctgacattaTGCTGTCCtgattagacaagcaggacacagagtgactgccaaaccttgcccagACAATGTAGGACAGACCTCAAAAACCCTGCTTGATAGAAAAGTCTCTCAGATAGTctaggcctgtaggttgaagatggatgccccaatgttgcagaggaactttgggtgactgtccaggtagccagccATCTCTCACATTTTTCGGAAGTTACGCAGTTATTATTAtacttcttgggtctctgaggtagTTGAAAACTAGGCACTTATAGTTTTCACTGTTTACgggactcagaaaagaaattcactaaagaaatgtaaagtatttaAGGTTGAGAGATAGCAAAAGATAGCTTTgaatggtaatacaagttatgatagtaAAATTCGGTATGAGACTTtcgactcaccaagataggatatggattattttctctgaatttgtcaaatgcaaaggAACTAggcattgttgatgtatttactgcctgtatatattgtatatagttattgtacttattgtatatagtttttcttatagtAGATATAgtcttattttttatgattttagatAAAGGGGGAAACagattgatattttatttatgttttataaataaagcttgcctgtagGTCTGGGCCATGTGTGctgcacatctgcaatcccagcatttcagagactaaggcaggaggattttgagttctAAAGTAACTGGTTTAAATCATGAGATCCTAtcgcaaaaagaaaaacaatgtaggTCTGCAGTGAAGTAACCATGTGTCATCAGGTGTGTTATTGGGTGGGGTTGTGCCaagtggtggcacgcgcctttaatcccagcactcaggaagtagaggcaggtggatctctgtgagtttgaggctagcctggtctatagagcaagttccaggacagactccaacactatcttggaaaaaacaacaactaaaaagTCTATTGCAATTAGATTTCCTGAGTGCTTGACTGCAGTATACAAAGACCAGAATAATGCTATCGCCTCAGTGGGTGTCACACCACAGCGctggactttttctttctttctttctttttttttttttaatttaagaaatgcATCCAAACACATAATTGTTAAGAGTAACTTCAACTGTAGATTTACTCCTTTACTTATCAATGTTAATAAAGTATGATtctagaggctagagagatggctcactggctaagagcactgattaCCCTTGCAGAagactgagtttgattcctagcacctacatgacagctcaaaactgtctgtaacaactgttcagtcccagaggatccatcaccttcttctagcctccacaggcactgcatataCACGGTGCAGAGGTACACATGCaggtatacacataaaataaaaacaaagattagCCGGccaatggtggcgcatgcttttaatcccagcacttggaggcagatctctgtgagttcgaggccagtcaggtctacagagtgaatgccaggacagccaggactgtgacacagagaaaccctgtcttgaaaaacaaaaagaaacaaaaaagtttaaaattttaaaaatcaattgctAAAAATGTGATTCTATCATTTTAGTGATAAAACCCAAACCatctagagcagtgcttctcaaccttcctaatgctgcaaccctttaatgtaGTTCCTCATGTTATAGTAAACCCGAACCATAAACTTATTTCATTGCttcttcttaactgtaattctattgttatgaattgtaatgtaaatatctgatatgcaggatatctggtatACAACCAAAGGGGTTCAAGATCCAATCTAAAAAGACTGATAGATGTCaccaggatgtggtggcacacatctttaattccagcacccaggaggcagaggtagacaaatttctatgagttttaggtcagtctggtttatatggtaagttccaggccaaccagagatacatagtgagaccctgtctcaaaataaaataaaaataaaaatgaaagaaagagagaaaggaaggaaggtgtcACTCACACTTGATCTTGGCTGAGCCAGTAGTGATGGCTGTGGAACGGGCAAAGAGCTTGACAGGTATTGTAGTTTTGACACGGCGAACCAAAGGAACTGTGACACGAGGTCGCTTCACCGGGACTGCTCTGGGCACAGGCACTGGAGAAAGGCGGCCTCGATAATCAAACAGCCTGCAAAGGCAAATAAAACAGAGGCTGCAGCATGGCCTGTGGCCACCAGGAGGCACTACAACACTAGCTTTACCCGTCTAACCTGAAAGGCCCAGAAAGAAGTTTCTGCTTTCAGTGAGCCCTGGTATGAAAAGGGCTTTCTTTACTGGATGCTAAAGTCTAATGAAAGCCTTACTATTTCCACCATATCCACAGTCAGGCCAGGAGCAGTATGGGTGCCCAGTCTCAAGAGACTGACATCCAGACTGCCTTCTGCTCAGACAACTGCCACCCCCAACCTTTGATCAGTCTGTAAATGTCACAACAGCCCAAGTCCCCACCTGGAAACAGAGGTCTGAAAATAGGTGGCCAACCCCTATCTACTTAATGAGGGCTGTCCAAGTTCACTGTCTACCTGAGCGTGCAGTAAGGGTAgagcatgagaacctgatttAAAACACTTGAGAAAGTATGACAATGACAGGCAAAAGCTGGATACACACTCAACCATGGCCTCAGACTCTAAGCCCCttatttctccccacccccaaccccgagacaggggtttctctgtgtatcaagtcctggctgtcctagatcttgcctcgaactcacagagatccgcctacctctgcttcccaagtgctgggattaaaggcgtgttacCACCGCCAGCTAaaaccctttttttctttttgaccacTTCAACGCCTTTTATACTTCAGAGATATAGGTCAAGCACTCAACAGTATTTAAAGGGAGGGTACTAAATTAGACCCAAAGCTCTCAGGCTATCTGCTGTTACTCTAGCATATAACCTGGTCCTCTCCAAACGGGCTTCTCTTCCtgaaaatgagacagaaactgaagGGTGAGTAGAACTGTCCCACCACATCTGCCTTTAACCTCGGCTCCGAAAGGAACCACGGCCGTGTCAGGGATACATACACTCTATAACTACTTTTTGGAGTCATAATACCTGCCATCACTAAGAAACTCAAGGCTCCATTTTTGGTAACAGCTAGGGATCGGTCTCTGGGAATGAACCAATCTCTGACCCACATGGGGAGGTGATGGCTTTGACCTTGGTCAGAAATCACTGAACCAGTGAATCTCAAGAGCTTCAGGAGTCCTGAGAGATCATTTGGTATAAGCCTATCTCACTGGCTAGTAGTAGAATTTGCAAAGATAGACAATCCATTCAGTGACATGGCTGAGATCAGCATGTAATTCTCCTGACTTCCAGTTACGAGACTTTCCACTGTACCATACTATTTCCTGAAACACACACAGCAGGACGATGGTTCAGAAAAGGTGTTTTCCTTGGAATGtctggagaaggaaagagtggttttgttttcatctttaccACAACCTCTAGTCAAGCATATGACCAGGAGCTGGCATTGTGGTTAGTCTTATAATCCCTGCACTCAACAGGCAGATGTAGAAGGATAATGAGTTCTTAAAACTGTTCAACAAATGTGGCTGAGGCCTCTGAAATAGACTTCAAGGTTGAAGTCTAGGTAGGACTGACTGGGGATAGAAGGCAGACCGCAACCCATCAGGGACTAATTCAGGCCTCCAGATAACTGTGGCTTCTTAGTCGTAAGTGTCAGATCAAGCTTTCATTTTGGCTGGATGAGACTGAACAGAGTTTAAGGGCTCAAGAACAACCTGTGAAGGCACTGTGACTGTTTTTGTACCCCAGCTAGTCAGCTGTGTTCATCCTTAAGCTATGCACTCCCTACACTATAGGACTAGAAAAACTACTGTACTAGAAAGAGGCAAGGCAGTCAGAGTGTGACATAAGTGCTCTGGTCCAACCTCTGTCCCTGATTTGTGAAGCATCCTGAAGCAAAGACCCATTCACACTTCTGTGCTTCAGTTCCCAATCAGGACTCTGTGAGCTACACCAGCAATCTCTTAAGACCCTTCCAGTTTGGCTATTTAATGCCTAGACACACCCCTTCCCTGCTCACCTGGCATAGAAGTAGTCTTGATAGTAATCATAGTCAAAGCTGTAGCCACTGGGAAAACAAAGGGAGATGGCCACTCAGCCCACTTCTCCATAGGTCCTCATCTCCAAATGTCTTCCTAAATTCTAAACTCAGCACACTGTCACTATCAGCATTTACACCCTCTGTGAAAAGAGGAACCCAACCAATACAGACAAAAAAACCATAGAGCCTCACCTGTATATGGCAGTTGCTGCTCTCTTTAGCCCCTTGGGTCTATTGGGCTTGGGCTCTccagccatgttgatgtctgtgtggAGGGAAGAAGCAGAGTTGGAATGCTGACATGACAGCAGCATGTCCACACATATCATCATCGTGCCTCCATGTATTtacacaatgcacacatggaACTGAGGTATCTAAAGATCTTCACTTAATTTTCAAACATTAGAAGAATACTAGGACATCACAGGTATATGCCTggttgtatattcatatatattctaaTACGTAAGTCTTCAATACATATTTCAAGTATGTTCATATAAATCAgatatatatgaacacatacaccctcacatattatatacatatccAGGTAAGAAAGTCATATACATAGATAACCCTTATACTCAAATATAATCAGGCTGCTTATAGGCAAAGAAGCCAACGAATACTCTTGGGTATTACACTAAACATCTTTATGCCTACCATAGTGCTTAGCCTATaagaaatattcaataaaatataagtaCATCAACTTCCACACTCACAAAtattctcacacacatacatatacatgtaaaactATGTGCTCACATTCTCTACACATTTAATCACATCTGCACATCTCATATTcactaatacatacatacagatatactCCTATACAAAGTATGTGAGCAAGCAAgcacgcgtgcacacatacacacataaaaacactgaGGTAGACAACAGTCACTTCATATGTATGTAATCAATAATGCCAAGAGCACATGCCTTCCCTTTAGTCCTTGTGTTCACAGCTCCTCACAGCTTTTAGAAAGGAGTCTAACCCCTATCTTCTATATACTGGGGTAACAGGATATACTAGTCCATTTTGTTCCTTTTTGCTTTTAACTGGACCCATAAAGCTTGTTATTAAGAGGTTATGATGGTAGATCAGTGAGTGCATTGAACAACCCACATCTGAGAAGCTGCTTTACAACAGACAGGAATTAACAGACACCCAGGACTCAAcaaggatgtcttcatcaaaccacTCCCCTCGAGGCACACTGATttatgaagaagaggagggggaaaggccGGAGCCAGAAGTGATAAGATGATTTCAAAGacacagtgtcttctagacacaacaggactcAGAAGCTGTGGGAGCACACACAGGACCTACACAGGCCCGAGCCCAACCAGGTTGTAGCACTTAAAGGGGTTAACTGAACAAAGTATTCTCACTACTAAACAAGAGGTTATTTGCAACTGATATCTgccagcaaaagaaaaattagtttgcTCCAGTGTGTCTATCACGTACCAGGGCAGGCCCTTGCCCAGGAGGAGTTGGCCAACACTAAACTAAATTaatcgttttttgtttgtttttcctggagGGTggctttttgcttcatttttatctctctggtttttttttttttttttgcttatttaattttccttgtttttattcatatctttctttgagagaaagagggaaaaaaaattagatggGTGGGTATGATCTGGgaggaagccgggtggtggtggtgcacacctttaatcccagcacttaggaggcggaggctagagatctctgagtttgaggccaacctggtctacaaagcaagttccaggatagactccaaagctatagagaaaccctgtctcggaaaaaacaaagtctgggaggagttggggaatattcaaaatatactgtatttgaaaaaaaaaatttaaggggaAACAAAGAGGCTATGAAGAACAGGGAGAAAGGTTTTGTCTAgtaagcctgatggcctgagtctgATCCTAAGAACCCGCATGAAGGTGGGAacagagaaccaactccataaaagctgtcctctgacatctctCTACAC
Proteins encoded in this window:
- the Raly gene encoding RNA-binding protein Raly isoform X1, whose amino-acid sequence is MSLKIQTSNVTNKNDPKSINSRVFIGNLNTAVVKKSDVETIFSKYGRVAGCSVHKGYAFVQYANERHARAAVLGENGRVLAGQTLDINMAGEPKPNRPKGLKRAATAIYSGYSFDYDYYQDYFYARLFDYRGRLSPVPVPRAVPVKRPRVTVPLVRRVKTTIPVKLFARSTAITTGSAKIKLKSSELQTIKTELTQIKSNIDALLGRLEQIAEEQKANPDGKKKGDSSSGGGGGSSSGGSSGNAGGGGSSSGNAGGGSGSCSSSSRPPAPQDDTASEAGTPQGEVQTRDDGDEEGLLTHSEEELEHSQDTDAEDGALQ
- the Raly gene encoding RNA-binding protein Raly isoform X2, with the protein product MSLKIQTSNVTNKNDPKSINSRVFIGNLNTAVVKKSDVETIFSKYGRVAGCSVHKGYAFVQYANERHARAAVLGENGRVLAGQTLDINMAGEPKPNRPKGLKRAATAIYRLFDYRGRLSPVPVPRAVPVKRPRVTVPLVRRVKTTIPVKLFARSTAITTGSAKIKLKSSELQTIKTELTQIKSNIDALLGRLEQIAEEQKANPDGKKKGDSSSGGGGGSSSGGSSGNAGGGGSSSGNAGGGSGSCSSSSRPPAPQDDTASEAGTPQGEVQTRDDGDEEGLLTHSEEELEHSQDTDAEDGALQ